One Cucumis melo cultivar AY chromosome 8, USDA_Cmelo_AY_1.0, whole genome shotgun sequence genomic window, AAGAAGGAACTCGAACGAGAAAAGAGAAATGATCTCTTAAAATCTGAGAAGAATGACGAAGGAATCAGATGTCATGAGTGTGAAAGATTTGGTCACATTCAATCTGAGTGCGCTACCTTCCTTAAACGTAAAAAGAAGAGCTTGGTAGCCACTTTTTCAGATGAAGAAGACTATTCCGAAAGTGATGATGAAGAAGTAGAAATGGCCTTGATCAGCATTAGCACCATGAATGACGAAGAAGCCGCGACAGTCGGCCGTCAAGCATTTGACCAGCTAGAACCAACAATTAATAAATGCCTAACCGATGGGTCATTCGAAAGGAAGTTGAAGGAAGATCAAGAAATTATCCTACAACAACAAGAACGGATACAATGCCTAGTGGAAGAAAACCAAAGCTTTCTATCATGTATAGTAATTCTAAAagatgaattaaaaaaaaccaagAATCAACTTGAAGAACTTTCTAAATTCGTAAAGATTTTGACAAACGGGACTAAAAAATTAGATGACTTGCTTGGCCAAGGAAGAAGTGTTGATGACAAAAGAGGCCTAGGCTTTGCTGGAAAGAAGGGTGCAATCATTAGGACTATGGTATTCGTTCGAGAGGGTACCTCTCAAGATAGTCCAACAGATTGTAAAAAGGGGAGAATTACTGAAGGTTTTAGCCCATTTGCGAAACGTTTGAACAACCGAAAACGAAGAATTTGTTACTTTTATGGAAAGAGTGGTCACATTTGGTCGTACTGTTATCAACTCTAAAAACTTATGCACCGCCAACAACATGCTTGACAAAACTTATACCGGAGGAGACATAGAATCGAATGGCGCCCCAAGACCATTTTCGAAAACTGCAAGGTAGCTCTACCTCTATCAATCACCCTAACTCTGATGACTCGTATTTTGATAGTGGGTGTTCTAGGCATATGATCGGAAATGCAGCATTCTTTTCAGAACTCAGTGAATGCAAGGCTGGATCAGTGGTGTTTGGAGATGGAGGGAAAGGTAAAATCATCGAAAAAGGAACAAATGATCATCCCGATCTACCATTCTTGCTTGATGTTCGTCTAATGCAAGGGCTGTCAGCAAATCTAATCAGCATCAGTCAACTGTGTGATCAAGGATATCAAGTCAGCTTCAGTAAGGACAGGTGTAATGTACTGAATAGTCAAAACAACGTGTTCCTCAGCGGAACCAGGATGTCCTACAACTGTTATCACTGAGATGCGGAGGTTAATCTATGCAATCTGTCAAAGGTGGAAGAAGCTAGCCTATGGCACAAACGTTTGGGGCACATTAGTGGAACCACCCTTTTCAAAGTTACCAAGGCTGATGCCATTATCGGCCTGCCCACACTCACATTTACCACACTAGAAAGCTGCTCAGAATGTCCTGCTGGAAAGCAGGTCAAGTCGCCTCATAAGTCTGCCATCCTCATGAAACATAAAATGGATCTAGGTGGCCTCATGAAGTTTAAGGTCAGTTAGTTCATGTTGACATAGTGGAATTAAATCgaaatatataaatttgaagtttaaagGTTTGAAAGTGGATTTTTAGTCTAGTCTAAGGAGATTCGAGAATGTAAGGACTCAACAAATGTAAAATAGCTTGAATGCTCGTAATGAAGTATTTTTAGAGATTATTGTGTTGTCTTGCTAAGTGAAGACAATGATGTGACCTTGAACGTTGTTTCAGGCCAAATTGAAGGGGAAAAATGCATAATCTTGGGGGATCGAGATATTGACTGTGAGTGGCTCATTTTCAAACTTTCTTTGTACATGTTATTTTTATGATATAGTTTGGAAATTACCATTACCTAAACTTGTTATGACtatgttttcttttatgtttaaacaaTGTATTTATGTATCGTAATTTTAAGAATGTTTATGACTTGAATTTTATTAAAGCGGGTTTCAAGTTCCTATTTTCATTTATACACTTAATGATGCGTTTATTCATCATGATTTTGAGAATGCATATGGCATGAACTCTTGCATTTCGGAAGTGTGATTGAACCCAAACTTACTAAGCAAGGTTTAGATGACAACTAGTTTCTAAACATTTATTGATTTATAACTAGACTTGAAGAATTTCTTAAAGTATGTATTGATGGCAAAAGATcaaaaatgatttgaaaatgtGTTTCTAACCATGTTTGGGTTTTAAACTCGAAATATAGTTAGCTTACATATTTGTTACGTACTTGatatcatctcgggagcttgTTCTCAATGAGTCAAGATGGTACACAACATCATCATATGGATTAATAACTACGAATGAACAACGATCcctaaatgaaatatatatgcaAGTAGTTAGTATTTTGGTACTAAtgcaagtttaaattgataaaaattacaCCACATATCATCATATGGATGAGGGCCATGAGCAATCCACCGTAAGTTATCTGAAACCTCAACATCTCCTATTGCAAGTTCCGTTCCAACCTAAGTGACAACGACTTGGACAATTAGAATATAAATGAGAAAggataattttaaataattaatttcatgTTATACCTTTTCTCGTAATCAAGATATGAAGGTTCGATTGTGTTTATCTTGAATCTATTTCTGGTTTTTTGATCTACTTCGGTGTTGTCATTGCAATGTGATCAAATGTTTCCTTGTGAAGTACAACAAGGATGTTGAAATGCACTTACTTTtagttttataaattttaatcaaataaatgGATTATAGATAGAATAACTTACTCTATATGTGGTTGCACATCAATGGTATTCTCCACAATATATCAATGAGCTTGATGTAAAAGCTCTCGTTCAGGAATGCTAGTAACTCCACTTGACAATGGTTTACCAAGTTCTGAATTGTCAGAATTGTCTTTTAACTTTTGACAACAAAGTCCACATAAAAATTTTGAACGAAATTCAACAGCTTCTTCTAATATATAACCTTAAGCAATACAACCCTCTGGATGATGTCGATTTCTCACAGCGTTTTTTATCAGCTAAATCATGTCTAACATTCAAAAAGTCCTTATTTTTTCCTGGAATATGGAGAAGTGTACCTAAAATATTCATGCAAACGTTTTTCTCAATATGCATAACATCTAAACAATGTCCAACATGAAGATGCTTCCAATAGGGGAGCTCAAAGAAAGCAGACCTCTTATTCCAACAACTCTTGATGCCTCCTTTAGagtgttttcttttcttgtttattttttctctttgaaagtgaagatctttagttttttcaaatacaacctCCCCAGACAAAGGTTCGGGAATACTTCCAAGTTCCCGCTGACCATTAAACAATTTCTTTAGACGACGAAAAGGATGATTATGTGGTAGAAATTTTCGATGCCCAAGGTATGCCACTATTTTTCCATATTTCAGTCGTATTGAAGATGTGTGATCTCCACAAATTGGACGTGCCTTATACCCTCTCACACTACATCCACTAAGATTTCCATATGCTGGAAAATCATTATTTGTCCATAATAGAACAGTTCTTAGGTTCAATAGTTCCTCATTATAGGCATCGTAACATTGCACATGGAAATCTCAATGTCACCCTCCTAGATGGTTCTAAGTATATCTCAAACTTTCCCACAAAGGTTTTAAATCATCAATTAATGGTTCTAAGTATATCTCAATGTCACCCTCCTAGATGCTTTGGACCTGAAATCAAAATTGATAACATCATGAACGTTCGTTTCGTACACAACCATGAGggaaaattttccttttcttatttGCATCTTTATCATATTTCCACCTAGATTCACCATATTCAGGGCACACAATTGCATTGGCATATTCCCTTCGatacaagcaacaatcattaaGGCATGCATGgatcttttcatattccattcctaGTGCACCTAACATTTTCTTTCCTTCATACATTGATGTAGGGAGGTCATTAGGAGAAGGTAAGATATCTTTTAACGCTTTTAGTAGTTCTAAGAAACTAATGTTACTCCATCCATGtctaacttttaagttataTAACTTCACTAATGTAGACAATTTGGTGAATTTTTTGCATCCTTCGTATAACAGCTTTTCAACATCATTAAGCAATTTCTCAAAACCACTTGGTTCCTTTGAATATTGCTCATGAGCAATTTCAAccatttcttttatatttcCAACGTCATTCTCTTCATACATACACTTAGAGGATTCTCCATGGAAGGATGAATTAGGaagttcttcaccatgccaaaaccaaatcttataactttcatcaatgtcattaaaatataaatgatctctaatATCATCGAGTTTatgtttttgacaatttccacactttaaacaagggaAATGTATAGAAGTATTAGTTGTATTGGAAAACCCAAATCTAATAAAGTTCCCTACACCCAACTCAAACTCTTTAAATAATCTACTCTTTgacatccatgatttatccatacttATAATATGCTAGTCTTGGATCTACAataaaaatttacaatattcaAAATTAGGTAACTCATGCAACTTACTACCCTATCAACAAACAAATCCAATCTAGCTTAAGTGTTCTAGTAGTAAGATCATTTACATTGAAATCAAAGCTCAAATTAACAAACAATTTACTCTTCGTCAAGCCTTAGAATAGTCTCAAATCAAGGATCtaaacataaaacataaatgAACTTAACTTCAAACTTTACGATATGAAACCAAAAGACAAAATTAACTTATAAAAAGTTCTATTCACCATATCCAACATGTGGTTTGATCTAAAAACACTTTAAAACTTAAATCGAGCAACACAGCCAAAATCTTACTTAAATTGGTCTCAAACTTAATTGGCAACATTGTTTAAACTTTTAAACAACTGAGCTCTACATACAAATTTCACATACATCAGTTAAACATCACATTGAAATTCATGCAAATCCTATTCAAATGTACATCAGTAACAAAAATCCATCAACATTTCAGTTAAACATCACATTCAAATGTAAATTGGTAGCATCTCTACCAAAGAAGCCAAACAAATAGtaaattaaaacaaacaacGTAAATTACCTAAGGCCTAAGCAAGATATTAGGTATTTAATAAAAAAGCTAAAACATTTCATCGATGTAACAAACTCAAAGTTCATAGAGGTGAAGAAACATACCAGCGAAATGATCATGTGGTTGGCATTTTTAGCGTTTATGTGGTGGTGACCGTAGATAAAACAACGTGGAGAGGTACGGTGGCCGGCGTTGATAGAGCAACATTTTGATCGGTGTAGATTGAGCAATGTGGAGACCGTCATAGCGTTTTTAGGTGAAGAGACGTTTTGCAGCGACTGGTGAAAATAAAGCAACATGGAAAGGTGCGGCCGACGTAGAGCAACGTTTTGCGGCGGTCGGTGAGCAACGTAGAGGTGCGACGGTGTGAGGAGATGATGGAGGCGTGAGGAGATCAATGATGAGGGTATTTGGAAGAGAAAGGATGGAAATGAAAAGGTTGGAGggaaagttttaataaaataatttattttaataaatttgtttattaaaataatttttaataagtttattttaataagcttattttattaagtttattttaataaatttatctaATGAAAGGATGGaaataaatagtatttttatactttttattttttatatttgatctttcgaaacatttttaaataaaaatgttaactatacttgacgttatttTCACGTCAAGTAAATATTAACCATACTTGACGCGAACACAACGTCAAGTAAACTctgcactatacttgacgttaataaaccgtcaagtaaaatctctactatacttgacgcgaaataAAACGTCAAATAAAGCTAATGTAAAATAATTCGATAATTTTACTTTTCTTCAAAACTATACTTGATGCGTTTTTCGCATCAAGTAAATGTCCAATATACTTAACACgaataaaacgtcaagtaaagccaacgtaaaataattcaaaaattttcGTGAAAACTTCGCTTTTTTtagactatacttgacgtttttcctctaaaatggtcaatacttatctaataaatcacgtaatagaagtagattaaacaatgatatataaatgtatatattgttcatgaaaactttactaaacaaaaatataaataaggcGATGGAACATGCTgtaattattgaatatatgcaataatatataaattgagtaagaaaaaattacaaaacatgagaaaaaatctgtattattgaatatatgcagtagtatatatgtaacaaatcacaaaaaATAAATGTATTATTCAGTAGCATATGTATAGATTAAAATATGAGGAAAACTACTGGAATATATGCTacgaaatggaagaagaaagaacaatttttttaaggaaagaaatatatgctacaaaacggaagaagaaagaacaaattttttaaagaaaagaaatatatgctacgaaatggaagaataaataatataggaaaaaaaaaagactagcCGTATCACAAGAAGCAAACcggaaggg contains:
- the LOC127150555 gene encoding uncharacterized protein LOC127150555, whose protein sequence is MKLDELFGSLRTFELHLGHTRNRRKPGLALTSVKEELTEERKMRKNNDDLTESVVLLTKQVAKLKSQLYRKKELEREKRNDLLKSEKNDEGIRCHECERFGHIQSECATFLKRKKKSLVATFSDEEDYSESDDEEVEMALISISTMNDEEAATVGRQAFDQLEPTINKCLTDGSFERKLKEDQEIILQQQERIQCLVEENQSFLSCIVILKDELKKTKNQLEELSKFVKILTNGTKKLDDLLGQGRSVDDKRGLGFAGKKGAIIRTMVFVREGTSQDSPTDCKKGRITEGFSPFAKRLNNRKRRICYFYGKSGHIWSYCYQL